The Camelina sativa cultivar DH55 chromosome 14, Cs, whole genome shotgun sequence genome includes a window with the following:
- the LOC104743026 gene encoding E3 ubiquitin-protein ligase UPL1 has translation MKLRRRRTSEVPPKIKSFINSVTAVPLEQIHEPLACFRWEFDKGDFHHWVDLFNYFDTFFEKHVKVRKDLHIDETFEESDPPFPKDAVLQVLRVIRVVLENCTNKHFYSSYEQHLSLLLASTDADVVSACLQTLAAFLKRQVGKYSIRDASLNSKLFSLAQGWGGKEEGLGLTSCATEDSYDQVSHQLGCTLHFEFYASNESSSELPGGLQVIHVPDVSMRAESDLEILNKLVIDHNVPPSLRFALLTRLRFARAFSSLATRQQYTCIRLYAFIVLVQATGDTENVVSFFNGEPEFVNELVTLVNYEDTVPEKMRILCMLSLVALSQDRTRQPAVITAVTSGGNRGLLSGLMEKAIDSVIRNTSKWSLGFAEALLSLVTVLVSSSSGCSAMREAGLIPTLVPLIKDTDPQHLHLVSAAVHILEAFMDYSNPAAALFRDLGGLDDTIFRLKLEVSCKEDDVNEKNCSSDSNGPNTEQLPYSEALISYHRRLLLKALLRAISLGTYAPGNTNLYGSEESLLPECLCIIFRRSKDFGGGVFSLAATVMSDLIHKDPTCFNALDSAGITSAFLDAISDEVICSAEAITCIPQCLDALCLNNNGLQAVKDRNALRCFVKIFTSSSYLRALTGDTPGSLSSGLDELLRHQSSLRTYGVDMFIEILNSMLVIGSGMEATTSKSADVPTDAVPVPMEIDVDEKSLAVLDEAESSSDTSPANTELFLPDCVCNVARLFETVLQNAEVCSLFVEKKGIDAVLQLFSLPLMPLTNSLGQSFSVAFKNFSPQHSAGLARIVCSYLREHLKKTNGLLVSIEGTQFLKLESALQTKILRSLSCLEGMLSLSNFLLKGTASVISELSAADADVLKELGITYKQTIWQMALCNDTKEDEKTSVGRGSDNSVSASSSNIERESDEDSNNASAFRYTNPVSIRSSSSQSIWGGDREFLSIVRSGDGIHGRTRHAIARMRGGRTRRHVESFNFDSDIPTDLPETSSSHELKKKSTEVLIVEILNKLNCTLRFFFTALVKGFTSANRRRIDGASLSSASKTLGTALAKVFLEALNFEGYGATAGHDISLSVKCRYLGKVVDGITSLTFDTRRRVCFTAMVNSFYVHGTFKELLTTFEATSQLLWTVPFSIPASNTENQKPGERNIWSHSTWLVDTLQNYCRALDYFINSTYLLSPASQTQLLVQPASVGLSIGLYHVPREPETFVRNLQSQVLDVVLPIWNHTMFPNCNPNFVASVTSLVTHIYSGVVDARQNRSGVTRGTNQRALPLQPDEAIVGMIVEMGFSRARAEDALRRVGTNSVEMAMEWLFTNPEDPVQEDDELAQALALSLGSSSDTPKLEDTEKPVDVPQEEAEPKEPPVDEVIAASVKLFQSDDSMAFPLVDLFVTLCNRNKGEDRPKIVSYLIQQLKLVQLDFSKDTGALTMIPHILALVLSEDDHTREIAAQDGIVTVAIGILTDFNLKSESESTEILAPKCISALLLVLSMMLQAQTRLSSEYVEGNQGGSLEPSNSPQDSTAAFKNALSSDVAKGESNQALESIFGKSTGYLTMEEGQKALLIACGLIKQRVPAMIMQAVLQLCARLTKTHALAIQFLENGGLSSLFNLPKKCFFPGYDTVASVIVRHLVEDPQTLQTAMESEIRQTLSGKRHIGRVLPRTFLTTMAPVISRDPVVFMKAVASTCQLESSGGRDFVILSKEKEKPKASGNEHGLSLNEPLGISENKLHDGSGKCSKSHRRVPANFIQVIDQLIDIVLSFPKVKRQEDDETNLISMEVDEPTTKVKGKSKVGDPEKAELGSEKSEELARVTFILKLLSDIVLMYLHGTSVILRRDTEISQLRGSNLPDDSPGNGGLIYHVIHRLLPISLEKFVGPEEWKEKLSEKASWFLVVLCSRSSEGRRRIINELSRVLSVFASLGRSSSKSVLLPDKRVLAFADLVYSILTKNSSSSNAPGCGCSPDVAKSMIDGGTIQCLTSILNVIDLDHPDAPKLITLILKSLETLTRAANAAEQLKSEGHNEKKSTDSDERHDSHGTSTEAEIDELNQNNSSLQQVPDAAENGQEQPQVSSQSEGERGSSQTQAMPQEMRIEGTETILPEPIQMDFMREEIEGDQIEMTFHVENRADDDVDDDMGDEGEDDEGDDEDADLVEDGAGVMSLAGTDVEDPEDTGLGDEYNDDMIDEDEDDFHENRVIEVRWREALDGLDHFQILGRSGGGNGFIDDITAEPFEGVNVDDLFAQRRPLGFERRRQTGRSSFDRSGSEVHGFQHPLFSRPSQTGNTASVSASAGSISRHSEAGSYDVAQFYMFDTPVLPFDHVPVDSFSDRLGGVRAPPPLTDYSVVGMDSSRRGVGDSRWTDIGHPQPSSLSASIAQLIEEHFISNLRASAPADTIVERETNTTEVQEQQHPIVPPSVGSETVLEDGNEGSQQSEERELLNNNENVNNPPDATAGSFYQAQANLASPVVRDAGESPQPLPLNSTPNEIDRMEVMEGDGAPIEQADRETVHLISTAHGQDVSVTVTPSAVDGPDSNFQPSVDVDMSGDGAEGNQSVQPSPLNRDNNELSSMEATQDVRSDEQVDEGSLDGGAPETNAIDPTFLEALPEDLRAEVLASQQAQSVQPPTYEPPPVDDIDPEFLAALPPDIQTEVLAQQRAQRMVQQSQGQPVDMDNASIIATLPADLREEVLLTSSEAVLAALPSPLLAEAQMLRDRAMSHYQARSSGFGSSHRLNNRRNGLGYNRLTGMDRGVGVTIGQRAVSSSADGLKVKEVEGDALVNADALKSLIRLLRLAQPLGKGLLQRLLLNLCAHSGTRANLVQLLLDMIRPEMETSPSELAITNPQRLYGCQSNVVYGRSQLLNGLPPLVFRRVLEVLTYLATNHSAVADMLFYFDSSLLSQLSSPKASVYEGKGKEKVTHVADPRDLEIPLVVFLKLLNRPQLLQSTSHLALVMGLLQVVVYTAASRIEGWSPSSEEPEKSENKLVGEEASSETQKDAESERVDEAELSVARRKNCAEIYNIFLHLPQSDLCNLCILLGCEGLSDKIYSLAGEVLKKLATVDVAHRKFFTKQLSELASGLSASTVRELATLSKTQKMSHSTGSMAGASILRVLQVLSSLTSPIEGSNAGTERETEQEEQNIMQRLNVALEPLWQELSQCISMTELQLDHTAATTNVNPGDHVLGISPQSSLSPGTQRLLPLIEAFFVLCEKIQTPSMLQQDANVTAGEVKESSAHGSSSKSSVDSQKKSDGSVTFAKFAEKHRRLLNSFVRQNPSLLEKSLSMMLKAPRLIDFDNKKAYFRSRIRHQHDQHISGPLRISVRRAYVLEDSYNQLRMRSPQDLKGRLNVQFQGEEGIDAGGLTREWYQLLSRVIFDKGALLFTTVGNDATFQPNPNSVYQTEHLSYFKFVGRMVAKALFDGQLLDVYFTRSFYKHILGVKVTYHDIEAVDPDYYKNLKWLLENDVSDILDLTFSMDADEEKHILYEKTEVMDYELKPGGRNIRVTEETKHEYVDLVAGHILTNAIRPQINAFLEGFNELIPRELVSIFNDKELELLISGLPEIDFDDLKTNTEYTSYTAGSPVIHWFWEVVKAFSKEDMARFLQFVTGTSKVPLEGFKALHGISGPQRLQIHKAYGAPERLPSAHTCFNQLDLPEYQSKEQLQERLLLAIHEASEGFGFA, from the exons ATGAAGCTTAGAAGGAGAAGGACTTCGGAAGTG CCTcccaaaatcaaatctttcattaATAGTGTTACTGCTGTTCCACTCGAGCAAATACATGAACCCCTTGCATGTTTCCGCTGGGAATTCGACAAG ggtgACTTTCATCACTGGGTGGACCTCTTCAATTACTTTGACACATTTTTTGAGAAGCACGTTAAAGTAAGGAAAGATCTGCATATTGATGAAACCTTTGAGGAATCTGATCCACCTTTCCCAAAGGATGCTGTTCTGCAAGTTCTCCGAGTTATCAGAGTTGTTTTAGAGAATTGcacaaataaacatttttatagttCTTATGAG CAGCATCTTTCTCTCCTGCTTGCATCTACTGATGCAGATGTTGTTTCAGCCTGTCTGCAGACGTTGGCTGCCTTTTTGAAAAGGCAAGTTGGAAAGTACTCCATAAGAGATGCTTCCCTGAATTCGAAACTATTTTCCCTTGCACAAGGCTGGGGAGGAAAAGAGGAAGGCCTTGGCTTGACGTCCTGTGCCACAGAAGACAGTTATGATCAGGTTTCTCACCAGCTAGGTTGTACTCTTCATTTTGAGTTTTATGCTTCTAATGAATCATCAAGTGAGCTTCCTGGCGGTTTACAAGTTATCCATGTACCTGATGTCAGCATGCGTGCAGAGTCTGACCTGGAAATTCTGAACAAATTAGTCATTGATCATAATGTTCCTCCCAGTTTGCGATTTGCGTTGTTGACCAGATTGAGATTTGCAAGGGCGTTCTCTTCTTTGGCAACCCGGCAGCAGTATACATGCATTCGCTTATATGCTTTCATTGTATTGGTTCAAGCAACTGGTGACACTGAGaatgttgtttctttctttaatggCGAACCCGAGTTTGTAAATGAGTTAGTTACGCTGGTAAATTATGAGGATACTGTTCCAGAGAAAATGAGGATACTATGCATGCTTTCCTTGGTTGCACTATCGCAAGATCGAACTCGGCAGCCGGCTGTTATAACTGCAGTCACATCTGGGGGGAATCGTGGTTTGCTATCTGGCCTAATGGAGAAAGCGATTGATTCTGTTATTCGTAATACCTCCAAGTGGTCTCTGGGTTTTGCGGAAGCCTTGTTATCCCTTGTTACAGTCCTGGTTTCGTCATCGTCTGGATGTTCTGCCATGCGAGAAGCTGGTCTTATTCCGACCCTAGTGCCTCTCATCAAAGATACTGATCCCCAGCACTTGCATTTGGTCAGTGCCGCTGTGCATATATTAGAAGCCTTCATGGATTACAGCAATCCAGCTGCTGCTTTGTTCAGAGATTTGGGTGGCTTAGATGATACTATCTTTCGGTTGAAACTGGAAGTCTCTTGTAAGGAAGACGATGTGAATGAAAAAAATTGCAGTTCTGATAGTAATGGGCCAAATACTGAACAGCTTCCCTATTCTGAAGCACTAATTTCGTATCACAGGAGATTGTTGTTAAAAGCTTTGTTACGTGCAATATCTCTTGGAACTTATGCTCCTGGTAACACTAACCTCTATGGTTCCGAGGAAAGCTTGTTGCCTGAATGCTTATGCATTATCTTTCGGAGGTCAAAAGATTTTGGGGGTGGAGTATTCTCGCTTGCTGCCACTGTCATGAGTGATCTCATTCATAAAGATCCCACTTGTTTCAATGCTTTAGATTCAGCCGGTATAACGTCTGCATTTCTTGATGCTATATCTGATGAGGTCATCTGCTCTGCAGAAGCCATAACATGTATTCCGCAGTGTCTGGATGCTCTGTGTCTCAACAATAATGGTCTTCAAGCTGTAAAGGACCGAAATGCCTTGAGgtgttttgtgaaaatttttaCGTCTTCGTCTTATCTGCGGGCTCTTACTGGCGATACACCTGGTTCTTTGTCAAGTGGGCTTGACGAACTCTTAAGGCATCAATCTTCATTGCGCACTTATGGAGTTGATATGTTCATTGAGATCCTCAATTCCATGTTGGTTATTGGATCTGGGATGGAGGCCACCACCTCTAAGTCAGCGGATGTGCCTACTGATGCTGTTCCTGTTCCTATGGAAATTGACGTTGATGAGAAGAGCTTGGCAGTTTTGGATGAGGCAGAATCATCTTCTGACACTTCTCCAGCAAACACTGAGCTGTTTCTTCCAGATTGTGTGTGTAATGTTGCTCGTCTTTTTGAAACAGTTCTTCAGAATGCGGAAGTATGTTCCCTGTTTGTTGAGAAGAAAGGAATCGATGCTGTTTTGCAGCTATTCTCTTTACCTCTTATGCCGCTAACAAATTCCCTTGGTCAAAGTTTTTCTGTCGCTTTTAAGAACTTCTCCCCTCAGCATTCGGCTGGTCTAGCCCGTATAGTGTGCTCCTACTTACGAGAACATCTGAAGAAGACAAATGGCCTTTTGGTTTCCATTGAAGGCACTCAGTTTCTTAAATTAGAGTCTGCGCTCCAGACGAAGATTTTGAGATCTCTTTCCTGCCTAGAAGGCATGTTGTCCCTCTCCAACTTTTTGTTGAAAGGAACAGCTTCAGTTATCTCAGAATTGAGTGCTGCTGATGCTGATGTACTGAAAGAACTTGGTATAACATACAAGCAAACGATTTGGCAGATGGCCTTGTGTAATGATACAAAGGAAGATGAAAAAACGAGTGTAGGTCGAGGATCTGATAATTCAGTTTCAGCATCATCCAGTAATATTGAAAGAGAGAGTGATGAGGATTCAAACAATGCTTCTGCCTTCAGATACACAAACCCTGTATCTATTAGAAGCAGTAGTTCTCAGTCTATTTGGGGTGGGGATCGCGAATTTCTGTCTATTGTGCGTTCTGGCGATGGTATTCATGGTCGTACTCGACATGCAATAGCCCGTATGAGGGGTGGTAGAACTCGTCGACATGTGGagtcttttaattttgattctGATATTCCAACTGATCTACCAGAAACGTCATCTTCCCATGAGCTGAAAAAGAAAAGCACTGAAGTTCTCATTGTTGAAATTTTAAACAAGCTGAATTGTACACTACGTTTTTTCTTCACGGCCCTTGTGAAAGGATTTACCTCTGCTAATCGTCGTAGGATTGATGGAGCATCATTGAGTTCAGCATCTAAGACGCTTGGTACCGCCTTAGCTAAAGTATTTCTTGAAGCTCTTAACTTCGAGGGTTATGGTGCTACTGCTGGGCATGACATCTCTCTGTCAGTGAAGTGCCGATACCTTGGAAAAGTGGTAGATGGCATCACTTCCCTGACATTTGATACTCGAAGGAGGGTCTGTTTTACAGCTATGGTGAATAGTTTTTATGTCCATGGAACATTTAAGGAACTTCTCACAACATTTGAAGCTACAAGCCAGTTGCTTTGGACAGTGCCGTTTTCAATTCCTGCATCTAATACTGAGAATCAGAAGCCAGGTGAAAGGAATATATGGTCTCACAGTACGTGGTTGGTAGATACTCTGCAAAACTATTGCCGAGCACTGgactattttattaattctacaTATCTTTTATCCCCAGCCTCTCAAACGCAGCTTCTTGTGCAGCCAGCTTCAGTTGGTTTGTCGATTGGACTTTATCATGTACCAAGGGAGCCTGAGACTTTTGTGCGAAATCTGCAGTCTCAGGTTCTGGATGTCGTACTACCTATATGGAACCACACTATGTTTCCAAATTGCAATCCTAATTTTGTTGCTTCAGTTACTTCGCTTGTTACACATATATACTCTGGTGTTGTGGATGCTAGACAAAATCGCAGTGGTGTTACCCGGGGTACAAACCAAAGAGCCTTGCCTCTACAACCTGACGAAGCCATTGTTGGTATGATTGTTGAAATGGGATTTTCAAGGGCAAGGGCTGAAGACGCGTTACGAAGAGTTGGAACAAACAGTGTTGAAATGGCTATGGAGTGGTTGTTTACCAATCCTGAGGATCCTGTGCAGGAAGATGACGAATTGGCCCAAGCACTTGCCCTGTCTCTTGGAAGTTCATCTGACACTCCAAAACTTGAGGATACAGAAAAGCCTGTAGATGTTCCGCAGGAAGAAGCGGAGCCAAAAGAACCACCTGTTGATGAAGTTATTGCTGCATCAGTGAAGTTATTTCAGAGTGATGATTCTATGGCTTTCCCGTTGGTGGATTTGTTTGTGACACTTTGTAACCGAAACAAAGGGGAAGATCGGCCAAAAATAGTGTCGTATCTTATTCAGCAACTGAAGCTTGTACAACTTGATTTCTCCAAGGATACTGGTGCTTTGACTATGATACCACATATTTTAGCATTAGTACTCTCTGAAGATGATCACACACGAGAAATTGCTGCACAAGATGGTATTGTGACCGTAGCGATTGGTATCTTGACGGATTTCAACCTTAAGAGTGAATCTGAATCAACTGAGATTCTAGCTCCAAAATGCATTAGTGCTTTGCTTCTTGTCTTGAGCATGATGCTGCAGGCACAGACAAGACTCTCGTCTGAATATGTGGAAGGAAATCAAGGTGGATCTTTAGAGCCGAGCAATTCTCCACAAGACTCTACGGCAGCTTTTAAAAACGCGTTATCTTCAGATGTTGCTAAAGGGGAGTCAAACCAGGCTTTGGAATCGATTTTTGGAAAATCTACAGGCTATCTGACCATGGAAGAGGGTCAAAAAGCTTTACTTATCGCCTGTGGCCTCATAAAGCAACGTGTTCCAGCTATGATCATGCAGGCTGTGCTTCAGTTATGTGCTCGTCTAACGAAAACACATGCTTTAGCTATCCAGTTTCTGGAAAATGGAGGTTTATCTTCACTTTTTAATCTTccgaaaaaatgttttttcccGGGGTATGATACCGTTGCATCTGTTATTGTTCGGCATCTTGTTGAAGATCCTCAAACTCTCCAAACTGCTATGGAATCTGAAATACGACAGACCTTGAGTGGGAAGAGACATATAGGTAGGGTATTACCTCGGACATTCCTCACAACAATGGCGCCTGTAATTTCAAGAGATCCGGTTGTTTTTATGAAAGCTGTGGCTTCAACTTGTCAGTTGGAGTCATCAGGAGGGAGGGACTTTGTGATACTgtcaaaggaaaaagaaaagccAAAAGCTTCTGGCAATGAACACGGACTCTCTTTGAATGAACCCCTTGGAATATCTGAAAATAAGCTTCATGATGGGTCaggaaaatgttcaaaaagCCACAGGCGAGTCCCTGCTAACTTCATCCAGGTTATTGATCAGCTTATTGACATTGTCTTGAGTTTTCCTAAGGTGAAGAGGCAGGAGGATGATGAAACCAATTTAATTTCGATGGAGGTTGATGAGCCGACTACTAAAGTGAAGGGTAAATCAAAAGTTGGTGATCCGGAGAAAGCAGAACTTGGGTCTGAAAAATCTGAAGAATTGGCCAGGGTAACATTCATTTTGAAGTTGTTGAGTGATATTGTTCTCATGTACTTGCATGGTACCAGTGTAATACTGAGGCGGGATACAGAAATATCTCAACTTCGAGGATCCAATCTACCTGATGATTCACCTGGAAATGGAGGGTTAATTTACCATGTCATTCACCGATTGCTTCCTATATCTCTCGAAAAGTTTGTTGGACCTGAAGAATGGAAGGAGAAACTGTCTGAAAAGGCTTCCTGGTTTCTCGTCGTTTTGTGCAGTCGTTCCAGTGAAGGGCGTAGAAGAATAATCAATGAGCTTTCGAGGGTTTTATCCGTATTTGCGTCTTTGGGAAGGAGTTCGAGTAAAAGTGTTCTATTACCTGATAAAAGAGTTCTTGCTTTTGCTGACCTGGTTTATTCGATCTTGACAAAGAATTCATCTTCAAGCAATGCACCTGGTTGTGGCTGCTCACCTGACGTTGCAAAGAGCATGATAGATGGGGGAACTATTCAGTGTCTGACCAGCATCCTTAACGTGATTGATCTTGACCACCCTGATGCTCCAAAGCTTATCACTCTTATTCTCAAGTCTCTTGAGACATTAACGAGGGCTGCAAATGCTGCTGAGCAGCTAAAGTCAGAAGGACACAACGAGAAAAAAAGCACCGATTCTGATGAGAGACATGATAGTCATGGAACTTCAACTGAGGCTGAAATTGATGAGCTGAATCAAAATAATAGCAGTCTTCAGCAAGTACCAGATGCAGCAGAGAATGGACAGGAGCAGCCTCAAGTTTCCTCACAAAGCGAAGGTGAAAGGGGTTCGAGTCAAACCCAGGCTATGCCTCAGGAGATGAGGATAGAGGGCACTGAGACAATACTGCCTGAGCCTATTCAAATGGATTTCATGCGAGAAGAGATTGAAGGTGATCAAATAGAAATGACTTTTCATGTTGAAAATAGGGCTGACGATGATGTAGATGATGATATGGGCGATGAAGGGGAGgatgatgaaggagatgatgaagacGCAGATTTAGTGGAAGATGGAGCTGGTGTTATGTCTCTTGCTGGAACTGATGTGGAAGACCCTGAAGATACTGGCCTTGGAGATGAATATAATGATGACATgattgatgaggatgaggatgatttCCACGAGAATCGTGTAATAGAGGTGCGGTGGAGGGAAGCTCTTGATGGCCTGGATCACTTCCAGATTCTTGGGCGATCTGGTGGTGGAAATGGTTTTATTGATGATATTACAGCTGAGCCTTTTGAAGGTGTGAATGTGGATGATCTGTTTGCTCAACGGAGACCCTTGGGTTTCGAGCGTAGACGTCAAACAGGCAGATCATCTTTTGATCGATCTGGTTCAGAAGTACATGGTTTTCAGCATCCGCTCTTCTCCAGACCTTCACAAACTGGCAATACAGCGTCAGTGTCAGCAAGTGCTGGCAGCATATCCAGGCATTCAGAAGCTGGCAGCTATGACGTAGCACAGTTTTACATGTTTGATACACCTGTTCTACCATTTGATCATGTGCCAGTTGATTCTTTCAGTGATCGTTTAGGAGGTGTTAGGGCACCTCCTCCATTGACTGATTATTCTGTTGTTGGCATGGATTCATCAAGAAGAGGGGTTGGTGATAGTCGATGGACTGATATAGGTCATCCTCAGCCAAGTAGCCTTTCTGCTTCAATTGCCCAGTTGATAGAAGAACATTTTATTTCCAACTTGCGTGCTTCTGCTCCAGCAGATACTATTGTTGAAAGGGAGACTAATACCACAGAAGTCCAAGAGCAGCAGCACCCAATTGTTCCTCCATCTGTTGGAAGTGAAACTGTTTTGGAGGATGGTAATGAAGGTAGTCAACAAAGTGAAGAACGTGAACTGTTAAATAACaatgaaaatgttaataacCCACCTGATGCGACGGCTGGAAGTTTCTATCAGGCTCAAGCTAATCTAGCTTCTCCAGTCGTCCGAGATGCAGGTGAAAGCCCGCAGCCTCTTCCTTTGAACAGTACACCTAATGAGATTGATAGAATGGAAGTTATGGAAGGTGATGGAGCACCTATTGAGCAAGCAGACCGCGAAACAGTGCATCTTATCTCCACTGCCCATGGTCAAGATGTGTCTGTAACCGTGACCCCTTCTGCAGTTGATGGTCCTGATTCTAATTTTCAACCAAGTGTTGATGTAGATATgagtggcgatggtgcagagGGAAATCAAAGTGTGCAACCTTCACCTTTGAACCGTGACAACAATGAGCTCTCATCCATGGAAGCTACACAAGATGTGAGAAGTGATGAACAAGTTGATGAAGGTAGCTTGGATGGTGGAGCACCTGAAACGAATGCCATCGATCCTACGTTTTTGGAAGCTCTCCCTGAAGATTTGCGGGCAGAAGTCCTTGCTTCTCAGCAAGCTCAGTCTGTCCAGCCTCCAACTTATGAACCACCTCCAGTAGACGACATAGATCCTGAATTTTTGGCTGCACTCCCCCCGGATATCCAAACAGAAGTTCTTGCTCAACAAAGGGCACAAAGGATGGTACAGCAGTCACAAGGACAACCAGTTGACATGGATAACGCTTCAATTATTGCTACTCTACCTGCTGATTTACGTGAAGAG GTTCTCTTAACTTCTTCAGAAGCAGTTTTGGCAGCTTTGCCTTCACCTTTACTTGCAGAAGCGCAGATGCTCAGAGACCGAGCAATGAGTCACTATCAGGCTCGTAGTAGTGGTTTTGGAAGTAGCCACAGGCTGAATAATCGGAGGAATGGTTTGGGTTACAATAGGCTGACAGGGATGGACAGGGGTGTTGGAGTCACTATTGGTCAGAGGGCTGTTTCATCTTCTGCAGATGGCTTGAAAGTTAAAGAGGTTGAAGGAGACGCTCTTGTGAATGCTGATGCCTTGAAATCACTAATCAGGCTATTACGACTAGCACAA CCGTTGGGAAAAGGCCTTCTGCAGAGGCTTCTATTAAATTTATGTGCTCACAGCGGTACAAGAGCAAACCTGGTTCAACTTTTACTGGATATGATTAGGCCAGAGATGGAAACATCACCAAGCGAGTTGGCGATAACTAATCCGCAAAGACTCTATGGCTGTCAATCAAATGTCGTTTATGGTCGATCGCAGCTGTTGAATG GTCTTCCTCCTTTAGTGTTCCGTCGGGTGCTTGAGGTTTTGACTTACTTGGCGACAAATCATTCTGCTGTTGCTGACATGTTGTTTTACTTTGATTCGTCACTTCTATCCCAGTTGTCAAGCCCAAAAGCCTCTGTATATGAAGGCAAGGGTAAAGAGAAAGTTACTCATGTGGCAGATCCCCGGGATCTGGAGATACCTCTG GTTGTCTTCCTAAAACTGCTTAACCGGCCTCAGCTTTTGCAGAGTACATCTCATCTAGCGCTG GTCATGGGTTTGCTGCAAGTTGTTGTCTACACAGCAGCATCCCGAATTGAGGGTTGGTCTCCGTCATCAGAAGAACCTgagaaatcagaaaacaaaCTCGTCGGTGAAGAAGCTTCAAGTGAAACACAAAAAGATGCTGAATCTGAGCGAGTGGATGAAGCTGAGCTATCTGTTGCAAGAAGAAAGAATTGTGCtgaaatatataacatattctTGCATTTGCCACAGTCTGACCTCTGCAATCTTTGCATTCTTCTTGGATGTGAAGG GTTATCGGATAAAATTTACTCATTAGCGGGAGAGGTACTGAAAAAGTTGGCTACCGTAGATGTGGCTCATCGCAAGTTTTTCACGAAACAACTCTCAGAATTAGCGAGTGGTTTGAGTGCCTCAACTGTCCGCGAGCTGGCAACACTAAGCAAAACACAGAAGATGAGTCACAGTACAGGTTCCATGGCGGGGGCTTCAATTCTCCGTGTTCTGCAAGTGCTTAGCTCACTTACTTCCCCTATTGAGGGTAGCAATGCGGGAACTGAAAGGGAAACTGAACAGGAGGAACAAAACATTATGCAGAGACTGAATGTGGCATTAGAGCCTTTGTGGCAGGAACTTAGCCAGTGTATCAGTATGACGGAGTTGCAGCTGGATCATACTGCAGCTACAACAAATGTTAACCCCGGAGATCATGTTCTAGGGATCTCTCCTCAGTCCTCTCTTTCTCCTGGAACTCAGAGGCTCCTGCCTCTTATTGAGGCTTTCTTTGTACTCTGTGAAAAGATTCAAACTCCGTCAATGTTACAGCAGGATGCAAATGTGACAGCGGGAGAAGTAAAGGAGTCGTCTGCTCATGGTTCATCATCCAAATCCAGTGTAGATTCTCAGAAAAAGTCTGATGGCTCTGTTACATTTGCAAAGTTTGCGGAGAAGCATAGGCGACTCTTGAATTCATTTGTTAGGCAAAATCCGAGTTTGCTAGAGAAGTCTCTTTCAATGATGCTCAAGGCGCCTAGGCTGATTGATTTTGACAACAAGAAAGCGTACTTCAGGTCAAGAATAAGGCACCAACATGATCAACATATTTCTGGGCCATTGCGTATTAGTGTCCGCCGAGCTTACGTGCTGGAAGATTCGTACAATCAGTTACGTATGCGCTCCCCACAGGATCTGAAGGGACGTCTGAATGTGCAGTTTCAAGGTGAGGAAGGTATTGATGCCGGTGGTCTTACCAGAGAATGGTATCAGTTATTGTCAAGAGTTATATTTGACAAAGGAGCGTTGCTCTTCACTACTGTTGGAAATGATGCCACCTTCCAACCGAATCCCAATTCTGTTTATCAAACTGAGCATCTATCATACTTCAAATTTGTTGGTCGCATG GTGGCAAAGGCATTGTTTGATGGGCAGCTTTTGGATGTTTATTTCACTCGTTCCTTTTACAAGCACATACTCGGTGTGAAGGTGACTTATCATGACATTGAGGCGGTGGATCCTGATTACTACAAGAATTTGAAGTGGCTATTAGAG AATGATGTGAGCGACATACTCGACCTCACATTTAGTATGGACGCAGATGAGGAGAAACATATTCTTTACGAAAAGACTGAG GTGATGGACTATGAGCTTAAACCTGGAGGACGAAACATACGGgtaacagaagaaacaaaacatgagTATGTTGACCTTGTGGCCGGCCACATACTTACCAATGCTATTCGGCCTCAAATCAACGCTTTCCTCGAGGGCTTTAATGAATTGATACCTCGTGAGCTTGTATCGATTTTCAACGATAAAGAGCTTGAGCTCCTAATCAGTGGGTTGCCTGAGATTGACT TTGATGATCTAAAAACCAATACCGAGTATACCAGCTACACGGCAGGATCCCCAGTTATTCATTGGTTCTGGGAAGTCGTTAAAGCTTTTAGCAAAGAAGACATGGCTAGATTTCTTCAATTTGTCACCGGAACATCAAAG GTTCCTTTGGAAGGCTTCAAGGCACTGCATGGTATTTCTGGCCCTCAAAGACTACAAATCCACAAAGCATATGGAGCTCCGGAGCGGCTGCCATCAGCTCATACATG TTTTAACCAACTAGACCTCCCTGAGTACCAGTCTAAGGAACAACTACAGGAACGCTTGCTACTTGCCATTCATGAAGCGAGTGAAGGTTTTGGGTTTGCCTGA